The following proteins are encoded in a genomic region of Methylobacterium tardum:
- a CDS encoding outer membrane beta-barrel protein, giving the protein MMHRILSAGLVMGLLSSTALSADLAHNPKSEPVAPSVFTWSGVYGGLFAGFGVLDSATQFLCAGPDGRAGAAGCPVLPSRRGTDDGFIAGGEVGGNWEVGSGFVVGAAADYQFTRLWDYGEREGRFTNSGSRALIFRVAHAGQRLDQLAILRGKVGFALGPTLIYGTGGLAFGNVRIDSNLTAFNRSVFDAREGEVRTGYAVGAGLEHAFTDHLSAKVEGLYYDLGSRSVLAAPIGRVLLGYRAGARIATDGFLTRVGLNYRFGAGLPSDGPAAPSPWAIAGGLRYFYSSGGPRYTLGDPFKPGQVNSRLTYAGADAHSGESFARVAHAPTGLFAKGFLGAGGVTAGRLADEDFPPLESRYSKTLSPIKDGDIGYGVIDFGYDVLRRDGFSLGGFVGYLYDAELLNGHGCQQVARSGICAGQYAVPDQVKVLGETLRWNALRVGLIGEARFDRVRLSLEGAYLPAVSLEGVDRHWLRPDINPLPQQGRGDGYFAEGIVSYDVTPRVSVGVGGRYWRMQTDSGSVKFPTYPRSPTKFETDRYGAFAQISYRLADFGLGEANAPATLVRKD; this is encoded by the coding sequence ATGATGCACCGTATTTTGAGCGCCGGCCTCGTGATGGGATTGCTGTCGAGCACAGCGCTGTCCGCCGATCTGGCCCACAATCCCAAATCCGAACCGGTGGCGCCCTCCGTCTTCACGTGGTCGGGCGTCTATGGCGGCCTGTTCGCCGGCTTCGGCGTGCTCGACAGCGCGACGCAGTTCCTCTGCGCGGGTCCAGACGGGCGGGCCGGCGCAGCGGGCTGCCCGGTCCTCCCGTCCCGGCGGGGCACCGATGACGGCTTCATCGCCGGCGGCGAGGTCGGCGGCAACTGGGAGGTCGGATCCGGCTTCGTGGTCGGCGCCGCCGCGGATTATCAGTTCACGCGCCTCTGGGACTACGGCGAGCGGGAGGGCCGCTTCACCAACAGCGGCAGCCGCGCCCTGATCTTCCGCGTCGCGCATGCCGGGCAGCGGCTCGACCAGTTGGCGATCCTGCGCGGCAAGGTGGGCTTCGCCCTGGGGCCGACGCTGATCTACGGCACCGGGGGCCTCGCCTTCGGCAACGTGCGCATCGACAGCAACCTGACGGCCTTCAATCGGAGCGTGTTCGACGCCCGCGAAGGCGAGGTCCGCACGGGCTATGCCGTCGGCGCCGGCCTCGAGCACGCGTTCACCGATCACCTCTCGGCCAAGGTCGAGGGCCTGTACTACGACCTTGGCAGCCGCTCGGTCCTCGCGGCACCGATCGGTCGCGTGCTGCTCGGCTACCGTGCCGGTGCCCGCATCGCGACGGACGGTTTCCTGACCCGTGTCGGCCTCAATTACCGGTTCGGTGCCGGCCTGCCGTCGGACGGTCCGGCCGCGCCATCGCCCTGGGCCATCGCAGGCGGCCTGCGCTACTTCTACAGCTCCGGCGGCCCGCGCTATACCCTTGGCGATCCCTTCAAGCCCGGCCAGGTCAATTCCCGCCTGACCTACGCGGGTGCCGATGCCCATTCCGGCGAGAGCTTCGCGCGGGTCGCGCACGCGCCGACGGGCCTGTTCGCCAAGGGCTTCCTCGGCGCGGGCGGGGTCACGGCCGGCCGGCTCGCCGACGAGGATTTCCCACCCCTCGAAAGCCGGTATTCGAAGACGCTCTCGCCGATCAAGGACGGCGACATCGGCTACGGCGTCATCGATTTCGGCTACGACGTGCTGCGCCGGGATGGCTTCAGCCTGGGCGGCTTCGTGGGCTACTTGTACGACGCCGAGCTTCTCAACGGCCACGGTTGCCAGCAGGTGGCACGCAGCGGCATCTGCGCGGGCCAGTACGCCGTACCCGATCAGGTCAAGGTCCTGGGCGAGACCCTGCGCTGGAATGCGCTGCGCGTCGGCCTGATCGGCGAGGCCCGGTTCGACCGGGTCCGGCTGAGCCTAGAGGGTGCCTACCTCCCCGCTGTGTCTCTGGAGGGGGTCGATCGTCACTGGCTCCGGCCGGACATCAACCCGCTGCCGCAGCAGGGGCGCGGAGACGGCTACTTCGCCGAGGGCATCGTCTCGTACGACGTGACACCTCGCGTGAGCGTCGGCGTCGGCGGCCGCTACTGGCGGATGCAGACCGACTCGGGCTCCGTGAAGTTCCCGACCTACCCGCGCAGCCCGACCAAGTTCGAGACCGACCGCTACGGCGCTTTCGCGCAGATTTCCTACCGGCTGGCCGATTTCGGGCTCGGCGAGGCGAATGCCCCGGCGACTTTGGTCCGCAAGGACTGA
- a CDS encoding branched-chain amino acid ABC transporter substrate-binding protein, producing MRSLRLAAVTGLLMLCAAQAEEKNGPVKIGIAVGITGPYAAFGAQIRTGAGQAIADINTAGGVGGRIFETVVGDDASDPKQGVSVANKLAGDGVKMVVGAFNSGVSIPASDVYLDAGIIQVTPASANVKFTERGLWNTFRTCGRDDQQGAVAGAYLADHFKDKKIAVVHDKSPYGKGLAEETLKALKAKGGREVLFEGINPGEKDYSALVSKLKSANADVVYYGGYHTEAGLILRQMRDQGLRAILAGGDGLAPKEFAQIAGPAAEGTLMTFGPDARRNPHAQAVVAAFNAKSIDPDAYTLYGYAAVQVLAKAMAETGSSDGRTLADWLHRGQPIDTVIGPIAYDTKGDITRPDYVMYAWRKGPDGKIDYAGNELTR from the coding sequence ATGCGAAGCCTGCGCCTTGCCGCCGTCACCGGCCTTCTGATGCTCTGCGCCGCGCAGGCCGAGGAGAAGAACGGCCCGGTGAAGATCGGGATCGCCGTCGGCATCACCGGACCGTACGCGGCCTTCGGGGCGCAGATCCGGACCGGCGCCGGGCAGGCGATCGCCGACATCAACACGGCCGGCGGGGTCGGGGGCCGGATCTTCGAGACGGTCGTCGGCGACGACGCCTCGGACCCGAAGCAGGGCGTCTCGGTGGCCAACAAGCTCGCCGGCGACGGCGTGAAGATGGTCGTGGGCGCCTTCAACTCGGGCGTGTCGATCCCCGCCTCCGACGTCTATCTCGACGCCGGCATCATCCAGGTCACCCCCGCCTCGGCGAACGTGAAGTTCACCGAGCGCGGCCTGTGGAACACGTTCCGCACCTGCGGCCGCGACGACCAGCAGGGCGCGGTGGCGGGCGCCTATCTCGCCGACCACTTCAAGGACAAGAAGATCGCCGTGGTCCACGACAAGTCGCCCTACGGCAAGGGCTTGGCCGAGGAGACCCTGAAGGCCCTCAAGGCCAAGGGCGGCCGGGAGGTGCTGTTCGAGGGCATCAACCCGGGCGAGAAGGACTACTCGGCCCTCGTGTCCAAGCTGAAGTCGGCGAACGCCGACGTGGTCTATTACGGCGGCTACCACACGGAAGCCGGGCTGATCCTGCGCCAGATGCGCGACCAGGGCCTCAGGGCGATCCTGGCGGGCGGGGATGGGCTCGCCCCCAAGGAGTTCGCGCAGATCGCCGGGCCGGCGGCCGAGGGCACGCTGATGACTTTCGGGCCGGACGCACGCCGGAACCCCCATGCCCAGGCCGTGGTGGCGGCCTTCAACGCCAAGTCCATCGATCCCGACGCCTACACGCTCTACGGCTACGCGGCCGTGCAGGTGCTGGCGAAGGCGATGGCCGAGACCGGCTCGAGCGACGGCCGGACGCTCGCGGACTGGCTGCACCGGGGTCAGCCGATCGACACCGTGATCGGCCCGATCGCCTACGACACGAAGGGCGATATCACCCGGCCCGACTACGTCATGTACGCGTGGAGGAAGGGTCCCGACGGCAAGATCGACTACGCCGGCAACGAACTCACGCGGTGA
- a CDS encoding flagellar motor protein MotB: MTTIIIKKVKKGGHAHHGGAWKIAYADFVTAMMAFFLLMWLISMTTQEQKVGLAEYFAPAALSPATSGAGGILYGTALDTSGNKSSTPRDAARGSVEQEDRARSISPGRASELDASRPAANVQANVSAIASLRQALQSMPDIAELSRNIVIEQTKEGVNVSLVDQDGRSMFREGSVDPYEHTRRVLEALAPTLRRLPNRLSITGHTAVARPGSARAGEPWNLSAGRALSVRAILSGAGVPNDNFASVTGRADTEPVFPDNPYLAPNRRVTVTLLNASPPVPPNLFR; the protein is encoded by the coding sequence ATGACCACGATCATCATCAAGAAGGTCAAGAAGGGCGGTCATGCGCACCACGGCGGTGCCTGGAAGATCGCCTACGCGGACTTCGTGACCGCCATGATGGCGTTCTTCCTGCTGATGTGGCTGATCAGCATGACGACGCAGGAGCAGAAGGTCGGTCTGGCGGAATACTTCGCGCCGGCGGCGCTGAGCCCTGCGACCAGCGGCGCGGGCGGAATTCTGTACGGTACCGCCCTCGACACGTCAGGCAACAAGTCGTCCACGCCCCGTGACGCCGCGAGGGGCTCTGTCGAGCAGGAGGACAGAGCGCGCTCGATCAGTCCGGGCCGCGCCAGCGAGCTCGATGCCAGCCGACCGGCTGCCAACGTGCAGGCCAACGTCAGTGCCATCGCCAGCCTCCGGCAGGCGCTCCAGTCGATGCCCGACATTGCCGAGCTGTCGCGCAACATCGTGATCGAACAGACCAAGGAGGGCGTGAACGTATCCCTCGTGGACCAGGACGGCCGCTCCATGTTCCGCGAGGGCTCTGTCGACCCCTACGAGCACACCCGTCGCGTGCTGGAGGCGCTCGCCCCCACCCTGCGCCGGCTGCCCAACCGCCTGTCCATCACCGGCCACACGGCCGTCGCGCGCCCGGGCTCGGCGCGGGCCGGCGAGCCCTGGAACCTCTCCGCCGGGCGTGCCCTCTCCGTGCGCGCGATCCTGTCGGGTGCCGGGGTTCCCAACGACAACTTCGCGTCCGTGACGGGACGCGCCGACACCGAGCCGGTTTTCCCCGACAACCCCTATCTCGCGCCGAACCGACGGGTGACGGTGACTTTGCTCAATGCGAGCCCGCCGGTGCCCCCGAACCTCTTCCGCTGA
- a CDS encoding LysR substrate-binding domain-containing protein translates to MFDFSQLRCFAAVAEELHFGRAAARLNMTQPPLSRQIQVLERILDVQLLERTSRSVRLTAAGRSFLPEAQRILRLAETATHVTRQVAAGRAGVLKLGFTAASAYDFLPRLVTALRQTLPDVTLSLREMVSKDQVEELLAGRIDAALVRPPVTHPDLIAVRALAEPLVVALPAGNPLALRDRLTPGDLGLEPLIAYAPNEARYFHDLVLGLFTEAGIPPRIVQQLTQIHSILALVRSALGIALVPAAAERLRFEDVVFRPLALPAPRPVELVLAWRRAADEPLIAQLVSVLADMPSP, encoded by the coding sequence ATGTTCGATTTCAGCCAGCTCCGGTGTTTCGCCGCCGTGGCGGAGGAGCTGCATTTCGGCCGTGCCGCCGCCCGGCTGAACATGACGCAGCCGCCCCTGTCGCGGCAGATCCAGGTTCTGGAGCGCATCCTCGACGTGCAGCTGCTAGAACGCACCAGCCGCTCCGTCCGGCTGACGGCGGCCGGGCGCAGCTTCCTGCCCGAGGCGCAGCGCATCCTGCGGCTCGCCGAGACCGCGACCCACGTCACCCGGCAGGTGGCGGCGGGCCGCGCCGGCGTGCTCAAGCTCGGCTTCACCGCGGCCTCGGCCTACGATTTCCTGCCGCGCCTCGTCACCGCGCTCCGGCAGACGCTGCCGGACGTGACGCTCTCCCTGCGCGAGATGGTCAGCAAGGATCAGGTCGAGGAGCTGCTCGCCGGCCGCATCGACGCCGCCCTGGTGCGGCCACCGGTGACGCATCCCGACCTGATCGCCGTCCGGGCGCTGGCCGAGCCGCTCGTGGTGGCCCTGCCCGCGGGCAATCCCCTGGCGCTGCGCGACCGGCTCACCCCCGGCGATCTCGGTCTGGAACCGCTCATCGCCTACGCGCCGAACGAGGCGCGCTACTTCCACGACCTCGTCCTCGGCCTGTTCACCGAGGCCGGCATCCCGCCGCGGATCGTGCAGCAGCTCACCCAGATCCACTCGATCCTGGCCCTCGTCCGCTCGGCCCTGGGGATCGCCCTCGTGCCGGCGGCGGCCGAGCGCCTGCGCTTCGAGGACGTCGTGTTCCGGCCCCTCGCGCTGCCCGCGCCGCGGCCGGTCGAGCTGGTGCTGGCTTGGCGGCGCGCGGCGGACGAGCCCCTGATCGCCCAGCTGGTCTCGGTCCTCGCGGACATGCCTTCGCCGTGA
- the motA gene encoding flagellar motor stator protein MotA: protein MRLIVGTLIVFACVFGSYKMMGGHLEVLWQPFEFVIILGAAIGAFVIGNTGPVLKAVPAMLGTLLKGPKYNQQSYVELLGMQYSLYKLAKQKGSMALEPHIENPSESSLFNAFPTFAANHHAVEFVCDYMRMVTLGANNVHEIDALMDEELETHHQEQERVVSAMQSLADGTPALGIVAAVLGVIKTMGAIKEPPEVLGHLIGGALVGTFFGVFVAYGFFGPMAQSLKSLFEAESKYYLSLKAGLLAHIAGQPPVMSVEFARKSLMSDVRPTFNEVEAATAALPAQS from the coding sequence ATGCGGCTGATCGTCGGCACATTGATCGTCTTCGCCTGCGTCTTCGGCAGCTACAAGATGATGGGTGGCCACCTGGAAGTCCTGTGGCAGCCGTTCGAGTTCGTCATCATCCTCGGTGCGGCGATCGGCGCCTTCGTCATCGGCAATACCGGGCCGGTGCTCAAGGCCGTGCCCGCCATGCTGGGCACGCTCCTGAAGGGCCCCAAATACAATCAGCAATCGTATGTCGAACTGCTGGGGATGCAGTATTCGCTGTACAAACTTGCCAAGCAGAAGGGCTCGATGGCGCTCGAGCCGCACATCGAAAATCCGAGCGAGTCGTCGCTGTTCAACGCCTTCCCGACCTTTGCCGCGAACCATCACGCGGTCGAGTTCGTCTGCGACTACATGCGCATGGTGACGCTGGGTGCCAACAACGTCCACGAGATCGACGCGCTCATGGATGAGGAACTGGAGACGCACCATCAGGAGCAGGAGCGTGTCGTTTCGGCCATGCAGTCGCTGGCCGACGGAACGCCGGCCCTCGGCATCGTCGCCGCCGTGCTCGGCGTGATCAAGACGATGGGGGCGATCAAGGAACCGCCGGAGGTGCTGGGACATCTGATCGGCGGCGCGCTCGTCGGCACCTTCTTCGGCGTCTTCGTCGCCTACGGCTTCTTCGGGCCCATGGCGCAGTCGCTCAAGAGCCTCTTCGAGGCCGAATCCAAATACTACCTGTCCCTGAAGGCGGGTCTGCTCGCCCACATCGCCGGCCAGCCGCCGGTGATGTCGGTGGAATTTGCCCGCAAGTCTCTGATGAGCGACGTCCGCCCGACCTTCAACGAGGTGGAGGCGGCAACCGCCGCCCTGCCCGCCCAGAGCTGA